A stretch of the Acanthochromis polyacanthus isolate Apoly-LR-REF ecotype Palm Island chromosome 22, KAUST_Apoly_ChrSc, whole genome shotgun sequence genome encodes the following:
- the LOC127531869 gene encoding LOW QUALITY PROTEIN: zinc finger protein 665-like (The sequence of the model RefSeq protein was modified relative to this genomic sequence to represent the inferred CDS: inserted 1 base in 1 codon) produces the protein MDSSQKKCKHSNGVRCGTSEEDKDGSATTAKRDESLSCEQCGKTFITATKLRIHKRIHTVDKPFSCDQCGKAFTLKSTLASHQLIHSGVKPFSCDQCGKAFTHKSHLTSHQLMHSGVKSFNCDQCGKAFTHKSNLANHQLIHSGVKPFSCDQCGKAFTQKGHLKSHQLIHSGVKPFSCDQCGKAFTHKSHLTSHQLMHSGVKPFSCDQCGKAFTLKGHLKXHQLIHSGVKPFSCHQCGKAFTEKDYFKRHQLIHSGVKPFSCDQCGKAFTQKSELAKHQLIHSGVKPFNCDQCGKAFTHKSHLTSHQLMHSGVKPFSCDQCGKAFTLKGHLKKHQLIHSGVKPFSCHQCGKAFTLKGHLKRHQLIHSGVKPFSCDQCGKAFTQKSTLANHQLIHSGVKPFNCDQCGKAFTLKSTLASHQLMHSGVKPFRCDQCGKAFTLKSTLASHQLIHSGVKPFSCDQCGKAFTQKCDLAKHQLIHSGVKPFNCDQCGKAFTHKSHLTSHQLIHSGVKSFNCDQCGKLLLTRVL, from the exons aaatgtaaacacagcaatggagtgagatgtgggacttctgaggaggataaggatggttcagcaacaacagcaaaaagagatgaatcactgagttgtgagcaatgtggcaagacttttatcacagcaacaaagctaagaattcacaaacgtattcacactgtggacaaaccattcagctgtgatcagtgtggaaaggcttttactctgaagagtACTCTagcaagtcatcaactcattcacagtggagttaaaccattcagctgtgatcaatgtggaaaggcttttactcacaagagtcatctaacaagtcatcaactcatgcacagtggagtgaaatcattcaactgtgatcagtgtggaaaggcttttactcacaagagtaatctagcaaatcatcaactcattcacagtggagtgaaaccattcagctgtgatcagtgtggaaaagcttttactcagaagggtcacttaaaaagccatcaactcattcacagtggagttaaaccattcagctgtgatcagtgtggaaaggcttttacccACAAGAGTCATCtaacaagtcatcaactcatgcacagtggagttaaaccattcagctgtgatcagtgtggaaaagcttttactctgaagggacacttaa aacatcaactcattcacagtggagtgaaaccattcagctgtcatcagtgtggaaaagcttttactgAGAAGGATTACTtcaaaagacatcaactcattcacagtggagtgaagccattcagctgtgatcaatgtggaaaggcttttactcagaagagtgagctagcaaaacatcaactcattcacagtggagttaaaccattcaactgtgatcagtgtggaaaggcttttacccACAAGAGTCATCtaacaagtcatcaactcatgcacagtggagttaaaccattcagctgtgatcagtgtggaaaagcttttactctgaagggacacttaaaaaaacatcaactcattcacagtggagtgaaaccattcagctgtcatcagtgtggaaaagcttttactctgaagggacacttaaaaagacatcaactcattcacagtggagtgaaaccattcagctgtgatcaatgtggaaaggcttttactcagaagagtactctagcaaatcatcaactcattcacagtggagttaaaccattcaactgtgatcagtgtggaaaggcttttactctgaagagtACTCTagcaagtcatcaactcatgcacagtggagttaaaccattcagatgtgatcagtgtggaaaggcttttactctgaagagtACTCTagcaagtcatcaactcattcacagtggagttaaaccattcagctgtgatcaatgtggaaaggcttttactcagaagtgtgatctagcaaaacatcaactcattcacagtggagttaaaccattcaactgtgatcagtgtggaaaggcttttactcacaagagtcatctaacaagtcatcaactcattcacagtggagtgaaatcattcaactgtgatcagtgtggaaagcttttactcacaagagtactctag